Within the Cotesia glomerata isolate CgM1 linkage group LG6, MPM_Cglom_v2.3, whole genome shotgun sequence genome, the region ATCAAGCGAGATATCTAGTGAGACCGTCAGCGCGATATTGAGCGAGATGACCAGCGAGATCGTCAGCGCGATATCAAGAAAGATATCCAGCGAGATTGTCAGCGCGATATCCAGCGAGACCGTGAGCGCAATATGAAGCGAGATATCTAGTGAGACCGTCAGCACGATATCCAGCGCGACACTGAACGAGATGACCagcgagatcgtcagcgtgatatTAAGCAAGATATTTAGCGAGACCGTCAACGCAATATCCAGCGGGATCCATCCGATCATCCTCAAGCATGAGCTTGACCACCAAGATATCTTACCTTACCTTCTATGCTGCTTACCAGACTAAATATCGCTTTACGAACAATCCTCTATATGTAGTTCTAAACAACCTCCGAAGTATCCTATTTCATATTATTGTAACTTTTATCTCTAttcttttttaactaaaaataaagtttttttatactttatttgcGAAGAATGCCAGAAGtcaattacaaatattattttaacaattaaagttgtttttaatctatattgttcaattgtttttatcgaatttaacaatttatttaaaaattcttccaACCAATCAAAATTGTCGTTACAAAAATCTTTCTCGCGCTTTTTTTAGCAGGGCTAACTTCCTGACTCTAGTTATGATGATACGGTTTATTATCTAGATGGTAACTTTTACCATCGGAGATAGTTAAAATCATCATGATTGGAATCATATAAAAACTACACAGGaagtataaaaaactaaactttttcaattttagagtcagaatataataacattctaatgttTGACATAAGAGTGAGTATTggaaaaagtatatttatattattaagagaataacaaaaattttgtctccaggatagttatataataaaatcgggttttttagtgaaatttagtgtcattacaaaggtcttgacttgaatttgcgccttttcaaggtttcatatcattctcatcgatagtcaatttatcatgataagtatttaggctgcattcgaaaatgctccaTTTTTAGACACATaaataagaaatgaccttttatcttgttaactattgacatttttaaagatataagctcatcccgacattacactcatcaagacctttcatttgagtacccacatcaatttttcatgtattttatatatattatatataaatatatatatgtatatattttatatattttatatatattttatatatattgtatttttatatataagggtcacaaaaaatatgaaaaatgtcaatacaACCAGAATATTGTATGATGCTTCCTTTGTTCCTGCCCGGAAGCTTGAATATGCCTCAGTGATATGGTCTCCGGtttataaaaaagtacatTCTtagtcttgaaaaaaaattcaacgtaGATTTTGAAGTACCTTCACTTTAAAACTGAGGGTCAGTATCCTGCAATTGGTACTGATTACTTTTGAGTTATGTAAGAGGGGTTGGACATGCTTACTTTGGAGGAGAGAAGAATATGCCTTCTTCGGTCATGTTTATGAAAAAGTATTTGCAGAAACTACACTGACTGCTCGCGATTTCTGCACTGTTGCCTCCTTTTTATGTCCCTACACGGAATTCTAGATCAGCCTGTCTTTTTAAAGTTCCATTTGCTAAAACGAATTGGTCGCAGACTTCGCCTTTGTACAGACTCTCACTGATGTCTGTAACTTTCTGTTGTCAGACTCTGAATGTGTATTAGATTTATTGGGATACAATCAACCTCTATCTGCTAACACACTTGCATCCATACTGGTGTCGCTACGTAATGAAacttatcattaattattgggttttttttttttttgtttttgtactattttatatttctagtgtaaaaaagttttcttttttgtttttatttttattttagaaaagtcATTAGTTAAGAGTTAATGCCATGTTCACTAAGCGTTTAGCATTCTATATTATCACGAATAATTTATGTACTAATTATTAGACTAATCTGTCATCTTGTATTTTGAAATGTATTTAGTGTCCCTGTAATTGGCTTCGGCTGTTGGGGACTTAttcagaaataaataaataaataaataaataaatatttatatgtatattatatatatatatacaggttatagcagtatatatatatatatatatatgagcaGCATATATATAGCAGCAGTATATATCAGCAgtatgcatgtgggtactcaaataaaagctcttggtgagtatgacatcaggatgagcttatatactaaaaaatgtcaataattaagaactgatattgctatcttgtcaactattgacatttttaaagatataagctcaccccgacattacactcatcgagacctttcatttgagtacccacatcaatttttcatatatttcttatatttatatatatatatatatatatatatatatatatatatatatatatatatatatatatctatatatcaaaaatatatcaaaaatgaatgtgggtactcaaatgaaagctcttgatgagtgtgacatcaggatgagcttacatctttaaaaatataaataattcagaaaagaccttgtatcttgtaaactattgacatttttaaagatataaattcaCCCGGACATTACACTCaacgagaccttttatttgagtacccacatcaacttttcatatatatatatattcacatacaaaataatttaaaaaataattttttaggacTTGGATGATATTTCTCGATTGCGattatatagatttttttgattgcGGCTAACGAaaggtatttaatttaataaaaatttataataaaaaaatatctaataaatACTCCTCATTcttaatattttgtatttaagtaAGTGTTAATTGTATCTAAAAtaaagttctttttttttattcattaagaaGTGCGAATTTAACTTCTCgttaagaagaaattttcaaaaattggtaaTCGGTAGCCTGCACCGAAAAAAACGGTAGCCTGCACCGAAAAAATCGGTAGACTACCGAAAATAATCGGTAGCAGATACCGATTATTTTCGGTAGCAgctaccgattttttcgggagcctctaccgaaaaaatcggtagcctctaccgaaaaaaaatcggcatctgctaccgatttttttcggtagcagctaccgattatttttttccgtgcagcctctaaaaaataaagagttagaccaattgctaattagaccgtgagcattaaattatctcgatgtGATTTCCTAATTATCGAAAATTTATGCTCCATGttttattcaaagtttaatttttgttaacgtttttagaaaattactataaattttattgctaagttgttaattagttttaaatagacaataattaataatatagttaatttcttttattgcacTTAGAGGTTTTAAACCTACgttcaagaaaaaatacagAGATGTTATTCAGCAATTAATTGATTACATTTTTAGTTTACATTAATTGAAATCGCATGTTGAGTCTTCAGATTGAGCTTTTAAAATACGTAATATCTTGAACtagaccttttttattttttttttatttttatcaaatcaaaattagaaatatgaaTTGCTTAGAGTAAGACATCCTAGGAGGAATTCAAATAGAACTTTGAGATTGGGATTCTGCTTGAAGCAGAGGATACTgtgatcaataattaataatataattactgcacggagaaaaaaacaacattgatTACTGTTTTGTACAGTACTCAGTACTGTTTTGGAAGAAAATGAGGTTAAAATGTTTGGGACAATAGAGAGCGCTACATAAAAACTAGTGACTATTGTCTGCACACTACTGAGTCGTGTTCTGGCACTAACCAGTCGTGTTTCGTACAGCACTCACTACTGACTATGaacatttttctaatatttgtATGAAACAGTAATCATTGCTGTTTTATTTTCTCCTTGTAGTAATTGGCTCAATCGAatgttttattcttttttatttaaatcgtaATCAATTACTAAACTGAATAATTACCTTTCGGATATTGCATACTATATAATGTCGGCTTTGTTGTACTATTGTCATTTGAAGTTCTAACTTTTTTCCAAGGTAACGGAGCGAATTGTGTGTAAGCGTTTAAAGTGTAGAGTACAGTTGAATCTTGATCCTTATCATAACGCAAGTAATATGATACCCAGATATCAAAGTGTGCGAGAAATCCAAGAACTGAATAAGGTGTCGTAGCATAAAACCTTTCAGAAATGTCCAGAATGAAAATTGGTGACTTTATACTCCAAATTGTTGAGCCCATGAACCCAAAAATAAGTGAAGCCAGCTTCTGCATGGATTCAAACGTGATGACGTCCGTATGATAGCCAGGATGATATCCTTCAATTTGCTTACGTTTGAAATTACCATTGATAATAATCAGCGGATTTCCATTATCGACATTTCCATTTACAACTTGGTCATAAACTAAGTCAGAACTTATTATCACTGGATTCAAATTATCCGTAAAACCTTCATTAATCATTTCCATATgttaaaacaataaacaatattgaaaatgatcacaaataattaacattgacttaaaaaaataatcaactcACCGTATGATTGATGAGCCGCGTTTTGATTTCTGAAGCGTCAATGCGGCTTCCATTTGAAAAGTGCCCATAGTAAATACACAACAGcagcataaaataatttctatgaatgcTAGAGTAGCCGACCCGtcgaaggttctgggttcgaatcccagtccgagctatctaataattttttctcgcatattctataaactcacattaagatgatcctctccacattcctttctcaatcctttcctaccaatatcctgttacgtgaatgtggaacgcttcacatAATAATTACcttaactcctattctttcccacttcacagcattatttatatttataaaaatttatagctaaatttatagctaaattaatttatagctaaatttgtcattaaagacaaatttgggggctggggaaataaaggataaaggagGGAGGggggaccttactcagtaggaatttttcggtaactgaaaaaataattcagaaagcccagaccgggactcgaacccggatcgtttggttacgcgccaaaggctctaccagttaagctatccgagacattgtccgtaactaccatGTATAAGTATAGTAAATGTCGGATTGTCTATTATTCCCGCTATCCGGTTTCATTGTTTAGTTAATAATGGACAATTCAGAAGAATGACCTCAGACAATGCTAGGaaaatcaaaagaaattttcagaatttattattatttctctaaAAATGCAACGTGATTCTAACTTACGAGGAAGCAAGTGAATAGCTTGAAGTCATGTTGTCGACTGAATTGAATGCTTTCAAAcgtataattttgttttaaattagttgCCTGTGACAACCGCAAATTATAGTGAACAAAGTAtcgtttatatttatgtagTGCCTTTTGCAAGGGACACGTCAACTAGGTCAACTTTCCTTAGGAGCACTcgttattacttttataaaccCTGCAAAACGTGCACAACCCGAGTCGAAAAATAACTACGGTTTTAGGTCTCAAATGTGAATTTAAGTCTCATTCATGTCTCAAATAGTCATTATTTTTCGGAAAAGTCTCAAGAAGATCTCAAACACTTCGGTCTACGAGTAAAGTCTCATTTCGCTCTCAATCCAAATATTTTGAAGTGAGAAGTAAATGAGATATATAATGTGGAAGTTAGAAATATTTCCACATTtatacacttaaaaaaattttctcttttgATAGAAGGTATAATTTggaacttaaaaatattttcttataacGATGTTAAAATGTGTATAAAAGTACggtattatttatgttaaattttattatttatggtaTTATTTATGtcgaattttattattatatatttttagtttacttgaaatattatattttatgcttTTTCTAGTTCTTACTTGAGACAGAGTAAGGGACAACTCTCTAATGTGTAAACGAATTATTCCATAAATTTATCTGGTGATCCATACTTGAAATTGCATGACTTAATGACAGAaagtattattcattttttttgttagtaaaaaaattaaaatagctgacaaatcaagaatatattttcataaataatgaatttttataagtaataaacacaatgtttaaatattggaacaattttttccgaaacccgtatacttaaaaattttgtacccttgaaaagatttaaaatacaaagaaaGCCTTGCAACTTTTACGACTCTAATACTTTAAAgagctataaaaattttatttgtctacactactttcaaaaaaattttggccaTATGTCTGGCTATGCACAACATGTATACATGTACAACAATGTATACATACCAAGTAAAATCGAGCATAGTTAAACAATCTCAAGAATATCCCGGTTAGTACTTTTTAGGCTTTCATATTGAGCACCTCATATTCTATAAAGTGAAAAGTTCAAATAAACTAATTGTGATCAATTTGTTATCTTTAACTTTATTGTTGATTTCCTTgactaaaatgaaaaatttttgtaaaaatgtcTGGAATATATGCGCTTATTTTTTGGAccaaatcaaaacaattacaGACAATTAAAACTTCAAACATACCTGTCCATTCACGATATGAAAACGCTCGTGTAAagttaaagtggaaaaatgaacgatcaaaattatttgaagtgttagattctaaaattttgaatataagtGGTAAGTAACTATATAaattagggtgtttcaaaaaaagacgaatttttttttttttcttttggtgtctaaaaattgatagtatacctaaaaacaaaaattttggcgcccatgtgagctcttaatatgaatagtaagatttgcctgtatccatttctttattttccatttaaataacacgggaaaaattttttttaattttttaatttttattactttggaatggttcatcgtaacaacaatctgaaaaatgatatttgtaggaaattttacgctctacaaaaaacgtttgaagaccaaagttcctcagattaacggcttcaaagatatccgcggtcaaagataacactaataaaaaattataatattttccaataaaactacaaaaaatatcatatgctatatttttattatttttatgttaaattactttaattccgttaacctgagactgtaaacttttttttttttactaattaattcaatacttaactcacgaaatgcactaatatataaatataaacgttaaaaatatcttataaatgatttttggtctcttttataacaaatttatttttttactaaatattaagaaatttaattgaacaattaattctttataacaaaaactatatttacaacttgttacaacaatttttcaacttgaaaatattacagttttataaaattacttttattgcaattaggaTATTGTTTTCTATGTTCTGTCACTACTTGCAACAAATATTGAAGCTGTTCTTCATCTTTCGTTAAGCATCGATTATACTGCTCTATCAATGCCACGCCGCGTTCTGCTACATCATTCACAACTTGAAGTTTCCCGAAATACTCCAAGTTTTCTAAGAAATTCGGATTCTGAGGCCACAAAGTAACATCCTCATCAATGAACTCATACGACAAATCAAACgattcaaatatattaatcGATCTCATAGAcataaattgactaagatctttatttaataatgactctaaatttttcttatctatTATAAAGCGATTTGTTGTAGTTTCATTGGCTTTACAGTTTTTAAGAGCATGaactattcttttttttgttccaactgaaacatttttatcaaagagAGATAAAACAGACAGCTCGTTGTTTAAATACCACAAGTGATCGGCTAATTTTTGTGAGCATGTCTGTGAAAGactattattaaatctttcatatgaaattaattctttaatcaaagttaaatcattattaggtGCTGTTATAGCACACGGCGCAGTGAACCaagcttttaaatagaatattatgataaataaacaaagttcTCGTAATCCATCTATTTCCGATTTAGTAAGATGAAAttcatttctgaataaaaaaatttttaaactatatattgctttaGCCATCCACCTTGCATGATGGACCGCTCCAGGATgcttaaatgtaatatttgtggtagtagtacccaaaaatattaatgataattccaGAAGTTCACGGTAATCGTCTCGACAATGAtccatctacaaaaaaagttataagtcaaaatgaaattgattatATCGCAATTTCAAAGTTGAGaagactaattattattaactgatgtgaggtaaaagttgtaaaatattttacaaacgcAATTTTAATCGTTAAAGATGATTGAAAGTATAACAGTCATGTGAAActgattttcaatatttttaatcacgacggcaagttaattaatcagagtaaaattgataattgaggagcttattttcaaaagggtatcttttgatttttgattaatcgagacaaaaaactagttatcttcaattataaatatttgtattgaactttttttaatttagctataaagtgcAATCGGTTATGAAGCTGcaattcgattttcatttataaatgttcATAATTCTCAAagtaattagtatttaaaagttcagaaaactggtattttaaaatatgaaaagatacccttttgaaaatcagctcctCAATTATACTGaactttatacatttttcttttccactttaacatcagttaataattcttcagcgctggattaaaaaattttacttctatttgattattaacgaatttcaaaatctcatctttgattggtgttattaCTTCCAAAACTTTTTTGTCACAAATACCAGCCGTAAAGTTTGATTGGTCAATTTCATCCCACTTCTTTTTAAATCTCTGATAAATTGGAACGTTTGGGCCAGACGAAGCAGGCCAGTATACTTCAAATGCACTTCGAagaacaatttcaaaaatatggtgTCGGCATGGCAAGTACAACAGTTTTCTACTAAGAGCCTTTTCTACTAATACACACGCACCATTTCTGAttcctgaaaaaataaaatgagaattGCTAGTGAAGTATCGATTTTTTAGAGTAGTACAGAGAAATCttttcaatttgaaaaaaaaaaataactcataacttggaaattaatggttaatactaaaaatctgATTTGATTTAGCATTTAAACATTACGGTAATCAAccatgttatattttttttattaataaattatttacccgTATTTGACGCCGTAGTATCAGAACACAATGCTTTGATGTTGTCAGTATTAATATCCCATTGTTTTACTGTTTTAATAATAGCTGAAGCTTGGTTTTGTCCAGTCCCAGATTCTAGTTTAGGAACTCCTAACAGTTGAAATTTAcctgatgatgataaaataatcggAAGCCGGTCAACTTGTTCTGTACCTGTAATATCTGATAACAGTTTTCCATCAAAATGTAGTACATAATTGTCAGTTTCCAGATTAGTCTTCAGATTTAACGCCGCTTCTTTCCGGAATTTTTCCCTTGCTCGGTGAATAGTCACATGACTAAAGTTTACGCTTGCACAATCAATGTTCAAGCAAGATAATAAAGCAGCAATAATGTAAGTCGCCATCCTACTAGTCACGTTAGCTCTATCCAAAGCCGCAGCAAGTTCTGGTGtcattatatcaatttttggaaCTTGTTGTTTTGGCATTTCATCTTCATAATCAGAGATTATACGAGAAGTATTACTTTCCAAAGATTTCTGGGATAATTGAGATGGATGACTTGATATTTTATGATTAGCAACATCATCAGTCTCAACTGCACAATAATAGTTGACATTGTCGTTATCAAACTCTCcgacattattattactatcattaccattattattatagtttttatcATTGCTATCAATGTTCTCTtcactattattatcactattattgttattattatcataattgcTGATATCAACATCCATGTCTTCGACATCTTCTAAAATTGgttgagaattatatgaaataaaaccacgtcgactggaagatttttgtcccaaataaaaataatctttttttctttgtccaGTATATTTAAAACATCCGCATGAGCTACatcaaatagtttatttaattcatccTGAAAACGGattcctttttttttgagaCTTTGACTTTTTCATTTTACGGTTTTTTGTAAATTCTTCCATCGATTGTGATTTGAGATTAGTTTCAAAAGCAGATCTTTTCTCTCTTGTCGGGATTTGTGCCGCAcaccaaatttcaaaaactttgtCGATAGTGATTGATATactttctttaactgaaaaatttttcgtatcaagataataaaataaaagcgaCATAACCTCTTTCAGAGagggtaatttttttccaactaaTTCACTTAACACATCACCAATCAAGTACACTGTTTTCACCATTATGGtcacaaaatttataactaatatattttaactaattaaattaataatatgacGGATTGAAAAAACAGTCAGTATCAATGAACAAAGACAATGACGAGAAGATATAGTAAAGCGTTGAGAGCAAAGCAACTAAATGAAGTTAGTACCGacccgtgcaaaaaaaattataatttataatgaatttaattttgactttgataagtaaattcattatttgacacaaatatgaatttatttttgagtcaATTCgactttgtaattatttataagataGATTgcagaaaaatcattttttaaaatcattttctatatgtgtatataattTAAGTTAAGTATCAATGTTCTTCAAATTGATTGTGAATTAACACTTgtgaatttcaaaataaataaaatttcaattgagTCAATCTTTTTGGGGAAATAATGagtagttaaaataatttttgaaaaacaattattttgaaattcgaATAAACTTAATACAAAATCATatcactatttttataaattattaacaatttataatcGATTTATATCAAATATGCTCTTGgatggttaatttattttaagcttAATATTGAATagtattgaatttattgaatacttACATGCTTACTCCTGtatttactccaaaaaataaagtaagtatacaaatttatttaagttgaaattctttttttattatacgaaaattaattttagaatttaacattaattataaatttaataacaattcaacataaaattattttagcttaagataattttaacatGTGTCAGGTATTGCTATgcattataattatatgataaaaaacttaaaatcaCCGTTTTTAGCTGAAATTTAAATGCAATTTATACAAAATCGCatcagtttataaattataacagagttgagaataaattaatattcatttttcttgtaaataattgatgtatttttaattaaatatttaataacaataatttgatGATTAAGTTAAATGAGTACTTACGTATTTACTCTTAGATTCACTCCTGTAAATAAAGTAAGTacatctatttatttaaagttacaGTTTATTTAGTATCAGcttttatatcaaaaaaattcattttagagtataataataattcaaaattaaaaataaatttaatctaaattcggagaaaatcattttaaacttaaagtAATCTCAACCTGTAATCAAGTATTAGTTAATATGTATTAACTACGACACACAAAATCTGTATTATAATTCTTCGCTCATGTAAAAGCTTCAGTTTATTTATCATCAGTTATGagaatacaaaaatttattctagaatttaataattctagattgaaaataaatttaatctaattttgtaaaaaattattctaaactTAAAGTAATGTGAACATGTTTTTATGTATTAATGTGCATTAAATTATGCCTTTTTAACGGTGAGTTTTTTCTTGTATTTATTACGAACGGAGCAACACAACGATCTCATAATGCTCTGAAATTCATCGATTTCAAGTTGATGACCACCGATAACATGTGCATTAACGTAGCCTGAAACCATCAGAGAAGGAAAATTATATCtacgataaaattaattattcgatattaatattaa harbors:
- the LOC123267330 gene encoding uncharacterized protein LOC123267330; this encodes MDVDISNYDNNNNNSDNNSEENIDSNDKNYNNNGNDSNNNVGEFDNDNVNYYCAVETDDVANHKISSHPSQLSQKSLESNTSRIISDYEDEMPKQQVPKIDIMTPELAAALDRANVTSRMATYIIAALLSCLNIDCASVNFSHVTIHRAREKFRKEAALNLKTNLETDNYVLHFDGKLLSDITGTEQVDRLPIILSSSGKFQLLGVPKLESGTGQNQASAIIKTVKQWDINTDNIKALCSDTTASNTGIRNGACVLVEKALSRKLLYLPCRHHIFEIVLRSAFEVYWPASSGPNVPIYQRFKKKWDEIDQSNFTAGICDKKVLEVITPIKDEILKFVNNQIEMDHCRDDYRELLELSLIFLGTTTTNITFKHPGAVHHARWMAKAIYSLKIFLFRNEFHLTKSEIDGLRELCLFIIIFYLKAWFTAPCAITAPNNDLTLIKELISYERFNNSLSQTCSQKLADHLWYLNNELSVLSLFDKNVSVGTKKRIVHALKNCKANETTTNRFIIDKKNLESLLNKDLSQFMSMRSINIFESFDLSYEFIDEDVTLWPQNPNFLENLEYFGKLQVVNDVAERGVALIEQYNRCLTKDEEQLQYLLQVVTEHRKQYPNCNKSNFIKL